Proteins encoded in a region of the Anopheles aquasalis chromosome 2, idAnoAquaMG_Q_19, whole genome shotgun sequence genome:
- the LOC126572125 gene encoding integrator complex subunit 4, whose translation MDLAIKRPISELGLSETTTVPQIPAHRLYKRIRTKASKAHGALTSILGLVTILEDATSNEALQILIRITDSMHFDENEFPEAIRKLVEHFHREPESAVRVKILSLFADLATETGIDGPQLIDEVIKLLKTEKSAKVISQGLNVLCKIGKSFTPSVAYINQMVFFAKVKLFSASHNVQRHAILLLGLFVLVSDAEKESLELIGKYTDSPDARVRAQAFRSILTLGERGVQLPPSLYSRACASLTDDYECVRREALNTVCELGIRHPEELIKVQDSEQEVRMIDDAFGKVCSAICDLSMNIRTQAAELLGGMTMVSDEFLHQTLDKKLMSNMRRKKSLHERSAAHFASGEWSSGKKWADDAPKEVVSADSVSLMASGACGALVQGLEDEFLEVRTASVNSMCKLALKNPLFAVTSLDFLVDMFNDEIEEVRLRAIYSLTAISRHIILREDQLETMLSSLEDYSVEVREGLHLMLGACKVSTKNCLSLVVQKVLDVLLKYPEDRLSTFGCMQRVGQKHPEICMSITPQLLQDHPFMDSAERDVEDSAYVCVLIMLFNAAQHLPAMLSLFPETTIKHYAYLRDTMPNFVPRLDIGGDCKELILTGSTGSRQFLETLLGNIQRAYTAPQARQALLKAAQDDLDRLAEIDPAFSGTANFTSVFFGAQLQMEQLQLAATGHSIKAPIKECLLQLIKKCLMLQNLFSNLTTDDQLLVKQMCLRASALNLVLIVKDRAQSALGPCQLLLHIASDASSFLQENTLLVADTFTSALLTKLASIGDPKPGRVYREILPIVQTAAPVVIPQINTNIKMCKARIIEPTESSYSADNVIKVTAGLIAAVPFVAELDNLQLTQRQDLRLKIKYPDQNVHIIVPRKRDLKKVMTEQGESESQWRLRTKVLLSHGVWTEASTVEITICLSVRANNELDLCKPVKVHFAPKPVKRGL comes from the exons AAACGACCACGGTTCCGCAGATTCCCGCACACCGGCTGTACAAGCGGATCCGCACAAAAGCCAGCAAAGCGCACGGAGCGCTCACTTCTATCCTCGGACTCGTGACCATACTTGAGGATGCCACGAGCAACGAGGCACTGCAGATTCTCATCAGAATCACCGACTCTATGCACTTCGATGAGAACGAGTTCCCCGAGGCCATCCGGAAGCTGGTGGAACACTTCCACCGTGAACCGGAGTCGGCTGTCCGAGTGAAGATACTTTCCCTGTTTGCCGATctggccaccgaaaccggtaTCGATGGGCCACAGTTGATCGATGAGGTGATCAAGCTGCTAAAAACCGAGAAATCGGCCAAAGTCATCTCGCAGGGGTTGAACGTGCtgtgcaaaattggcaaatcctTCACCCCCTCAGTGGCCTACATCAATCAGATGGTGTTCTTTGCGAAGGTGAAGCTATTCTCGGCCAGCCACAACGTACAGCGCCATGCCATACTGTTGCTCGGCCTCTTTGTACTCGTTTCGGATGCAGAGAAGGAAAGTCTAGAATTAATTGGCAAATACACCGACTCGCCGGATGCACGCGTCCGGGCCCAGGCCTTCCGGTCGATACTGACGCTCGGGGAACGTGGTGTACAACTGCCACCATCGCTTTACTCGCGTGCCTGTGCCTCGCTCACCGATGATTACGAATGCGTTCGTCGGGAAGCGTTGAACACAGTTTGCGAACTTggcatccggcatccggaagA GTTGATCAAAGTCCAAGACTCGGAGCAAGAGGTACGAATGATCGACGATGCTTTCGGGAAGGTTTGCTCCGCAATCTGTGACCTTTCGATGAACATCCGGACGCAGGCGGCCGAGTTGCTCGGAGGAATGACAATGGTTAGCGATGAGTTTCTGCATCAGACGCTCGACAAAAAGCTAATGAGCAATATGCGTCGCAAGAAGAGCCTGCACGAGCGTAGTGCGGCACACTTCGCTAGTGGAGAATGGTCTAGCGGCAAGAAGTGGGCCGATGATGCACCGAAGGAGGTCGTGAGTGCGGATTCCGTATCGCTAATGGCCTCGGGAGCGTGTGGAGCCTTGGTACAGGGTTTGGAGGACGAGTTTCTCGAGGTACGTACAGCATCGGTCAATTCGATGTGCAAACTGGCCCTCAAGAATCCGCTGTTTGCGGTGACATCATTGGATTTTCTGGTCGACATGTTCAACGATGAGATCGAGGAGGTTCGACTGCGAGCGATTTACAGTTTGACGGCCATCTCCCGGCACATCATATTGCGGGAAGATCAGCTCGAGACGATGCTCAGTTCGCTCGAGGACTACTCGGTGGAGGTTCGAGAAGGGCTGCATCTGATGCTGGGAGCCTGTAAGGTGTCCACCAAAAACTGTCTCTCGCTCGTCGTACAGAAGGTGCTGGATGTGTTGCTCAAGTATCCGGAAGATCGCCTCTCCACGTTCGGTTGTATGCAGCGCGTTGGGCAGAAACATCCGGAAATCTGCATGTCCATCACTCCGCAGCTGCTACAGGATCACCCGTTTATGGACAGTGCAGAGCGGGATGTGGAAGATTCGGCGTACGTATGCGTGCTGATCATGCTGTTCAATGCCGCTCAACATCTACCGGCCATGTTGAGCCTGTTCCCAGAGACCACTATCAAACACTATGCCTACCTTCGGGACACGATGCCCAACTTTGTGCCGCGGCTTGACATAGGAGGCGATTGTAAAGAACTGATCTTAACGGGATCGACCGGTTCGCGACAGTTCCTCGAAACACTCCTAGGTAACATACAGCGCGCGTATACGGCCCCACAAGCACGCCAAGCCCTTCTCAAAGCCGCTCAGGACGATCTCGACCGGTTAGCTGAGATTGATCCTGCCTTCTCCGGTACAGCCAACTTCACTTCGGTGTTCTTCGGAGCGCAGCTACAGATGGAACAGCTTCAGCTGGCTGCTACCGGCCACTCGATCAAGGCTCCTATAAAAGAGTGTTTGCTGCAGCTAATCAAAAAGTGCCTGATGCTGCAGAATCTGTTCTCTAATCTCACCACGGACGACCAGCTGTTGGTGAAGCAGATGTGTCTACGTGCCAGCGCCCTCAATCTCGTGCTGATTGTAAAGGATCGTGCGCAAAGTGCACTTGGACCgtgtcagctgctgctgcacatcgcCAGTGATGCTAGCAGTTTCCTGCAAGAGAACACACTGCTCGTAGCAGACACATTCACCAGCGCGCTACTCACAAAGCTTGCTTCGATCGGTGATCCAAAACCGGGTCGTGTGTATCGCGAGATTCTTCCCATCGTTCAGACGGCGGCGCCCGTCGTAATTCCACAGATTAATACCAAT attaAAATGTGTAAAGCCCGCATCATTGAACCAACCGAGAGCTCATACAGTGCTGACAACGTAATCAAGGTAACGGCTGGTTTGATTGCTGCCGTACCATTCGTGGCCGAGCTAGATAACTTGCAGCTGACGCAACGGCAAGATTTGCGCCTTAAAATCAAATATCCTGACCAGAACGTGCACATCATCGTACCACGGAAGCGTGACTTGAAGAAGGTTATGACGGAACAGGGTGAAAGCGAATCCCAGTGGCGTTTGCGAACTAAGGTGTTGCTATCGCACGGTGTCTGGACGGAAGCATCAACCGTTGAGATCACTATATGTCTTTCGGTAAGGGCCAACAACGAGCTGGATCTGTGTAAACCGGTTAAGGTTCATTTTGCTCCTAAGCCGGTCAAACGGGGACTTTAA